Part of the candidate division KSB1 bacterium genome, CGCATCATAAGCGCTCCTTGCAATGAGGGACGGTCCTCGAATCGTGCGCTACAATATAACCTCCCTCCGCCACAGAGTAAAGTTTGAAACAGTAAACCACATTGTGCCCCCATGTTGACACATGTCAACGACAGGCGGGCGTTCACGAGACGGTATGCCGCGTTCTGGCGCTTCGCCTAACTGCAGCGTGCGGCAAACAGCCACGGAGACGACCTGCCAAACCCTGCGAGGGGTGCGCGTGCCCATGGCCCTTTCGATTTCAGACGAGGCGCGAACTGTTGCGCACGCGGAGGCCGGTTCGATGGAGCAACTTTCCTGTTGCATTTGGCTGGAAGTATGCGTAAATTCCCTACGCCGAAGTTGGAAGTGGGCGTAATCGTAACCCGACGAGGAGTTGGCCAAGCATGATCGATGAATCTCAGCAGAAGCGGCTCCTGGAAAAGATACTGGCTAGCGAAGAATTCGCAAGCTCAAAAGTCCATCAGCAGCTTCTCACCTATCTCGTCGAGGCCACGAATGCGGGGACGCATCTGAAGGAAACCACCATCGCCATCGACGTATTTGGCAAGGACGCTCATTTCAACCCGGCTGAGGATGCAATCGTCAGGTCCCACGTATACACACTCAGGAAAAAGCTCGAGAAGTACTACTTGACCGAGGGGAGGGAGGAAAAGGTTCGCTTGCAGATCCCCAAGGGGAGCTACGAGGCACACTTTGTTTCAGAAGCGAGCGAACACCCCAGACCCAGCCCTTTGCGACGGCTGACAAGGGCGGCCTTGGCCTTGCTGGGCCTTGTCCTTCTGGGTCTGACAATTGCCCTGTGGAGCGATAGCCGCGCGCTGCGCAGAGAGCTCAAGGCCTACCGCCCCATCTCCCCAGACGACCCCATCTGGTTTGAATACGCCCACTCCAATCTGCCCGTCTTAGTTGCCGTGGGCGATCACTTTTTCTACACCGAGTATCGACGGGAGTACGGCAGAACAATCTACGTGCGCGACATCAACATCAATTCCGAGGAAGACCTGAAGGCGCTGCAAGCCCGTTATCCCACGCTCGAAGTGACAGACTACCGTGAGAAGTACTACCCCCACCACAGCATCTGGAGTCTGCCGCCGGTGCTGAACGTGCTCTCCTCGTTCCGGCAGCGGCCTCTGCTAAAGAGCTCTTCGGACCTGAAGCCGGCCAATCTCGAGGAGTACAACATCATCTTTGTGGGAAGCATCAAGACTTTGGGCATTCTGCGGCACACCATTCTGACGGCCTCACACTTTGACTACGTCATAATGCCCCACCGCATCATCCATCGTTCTCCTGGCTCGGACTCGATGCGCGTGTTCGAGAGCCCATTGGCATCGGAAGGGCCGAATGAGGACCTGGCCCTGATCCTCAAACTGCCCGGTCCCAAGAAGAATGCCATCCTCGTGGTGGCCTCGTTCGGGTCCCTGGGTGCCCCGGAGGCAGTGAAACACCTGACCGAGCCTTCGAAGCTGGCCTTGCTCGAGGAAGTGCTGCGCAAGAAATGCGGCAAGGTGCCGCAATACTTCGAGCTCCTCTTGCGCGTGTCCGGTATCGACAAGGTGGCATTCAGCGCCGAGGTGCTGGTCATGGGGGAACTCGAGCGCGAGGAGCCACGCGTCCTGCCGTTGGAGTAGCGGTCGCCTTGCGCAGTGACTCTCCGAGCGCCGCCGAGAGACCTGGCTTGCGCGCCATCCCGCCTCTCTGCAGCCCAATTCCTCCTGCTTGCACCCGAAGCCCCCTTGCCATTGAGGCAATGCGCCTTGCGCCCATTGTTGCTACGCCGCGATCTCCTTCCGTTTTCCGGCATGCGCTTGGGAACTGGCAAAGCCGACTGCAGCCCCGCAGCAAATCAGGCCAGCGGCACCCGTCTTTGCCTGGCAACGTGGGGACGGTAAGCCTGCGCACTGCGACGGCCCACGGGTGGCGAGGCTGTAGCGGGACAGCATCGGCGCGCCGGCCCTCAGTGAGCACGCTTTTCAGGCATGGCGAGGCCGATAGCTGAAGCGCGCTGGTTCAATTCAGATTGAGGCCGAGTCAACGGAAATGCGCGGGGAAGTGACGTGCGCCGGAAAAGATGGCCCCGCTTCACACTCAAGCAGGTGTTCTGCCCAAGTCTGCCAAAAGCCGTTCGGCGCGCTCCTTCAATGGACTGGCCACGCGCACGCTGAGAATGTGCTGCAGATGCTCCTGAGCCTTGGCGGGCGAACCCATGTCCCTGTAGGCAGCGGCAGCAAAGTAGTGGGCGAGCAAGTTGTTGCGGTTGTGGCGCAAGGCCTGCTCGAGGACTTCCGCAGCTTCCCGGAACCGCCCCAAGAGCACAAGGCACTTGCCCATCAACCCGAGCGTGGTGCTCTCAGATCGTCCGAGCTTGGCTGCGTGGGAGAGCGACTCATGTGCCCCTGCGGGATCCCCAAGGAGATCGCGGACGATTCCTTGTTTCTTGTGGTGGGACCCTTCGTTTGGCTCGAGCTTAATGGCCTGCCCGCACGCCTCGTCGGCTTTCGCCAAATCGCCAAGGCGCATGTAGGCTGTTGCCAACAGGGACCAGGCACGTGCGTCCTTGCGCTTCTTCTCGAGATAGCTCTCCAGCAGGCGCCTGGCGTTGTCGTAATCTCCCTCCACTAGTGCTCGGTAGCCGGAGGAGAAGAGCTCGTCTGTGCCCAGTGTGATCGGGCCGGATTGCTGGGGCACCGGCCTGCCGACCACGATCGAGTGCCGAGCCAAAGGTGCGAGGACGCCACTCTTGTCCAATTCGACGACTTTTCTGAAGCAGTCGTTCGCCTTTCCAACGTCCCCAAGCGCCGAGTAGATTTTGGCCAAGCCAAAGTAGGCACGGGGCTCGTTCGGCTTGAGGGCCACTGCTCGCTCGTAGGTTGCGATGGCGTTGTCGTGCTCTCCCAGGATGCTCTGCGTTGCGGCAAGGTTTATGAGACCGGCCAAGTTGTCGGGCTCGAACTTCAGCCCTTCAGCAAAACAGCGCCGCGCGTCGGCAAACCTGCGCAGTTTGATGAACGCTCGCCCCAGCAAGAAGTAGGCGCGATGGTACACCGGACAGATGGCGAGCACTCGTTCCAGGGAGGAAATGGCGTTTTTGAAATCTCCCTGCTCGAACTGCGCAATGGAGAGGTTGAACCAGTAGTGCGGGTCATCCGGGTTTGTCTCACAGGCGAGTTTCCATTGCTGTGCCGCTTGCGCGAAACTCCGCTGCCGGGCAAGTTCCAGCGCCTTGCGATGATAGCTCTCTGCGACTGCATCGAAAGCTGGTGGCGCCCAGCGCAGCACCGCCCGTTCGCCTTCAACCGTGATCTTCAGTTCCCCCACCGTAAAGCGATACTGCCGGACGAGCGCCTCTTGAAAGGCAAGACGCCACTCCGGAGAGTCGAGCTCCGTACCCTCGTCGTAGATCATCCCCGCGTTTTGGGCGGTGATGGTGACCTGCACGATCTTCTGGCTGGGTATGGCGCTCATCTCTCTGCCTGCGTGAGGTAGAAAGCGGGTCTATCTACCCATCACCCGAGCGATGGGTGGCAAAGCCGTTAGTACGCCAGCCGGGACTTGAACCCGGAACCTTTGGCTCCGGAGGCCAACGCTCTGTCCAATTGAGCTACTGGCGCATCGGGCGGTCAGTGGCCGGCAATTGAAGCCTTGGCCGCCTTGAGGGTATTCTTCATGAGCATGGCGATGGTCATCGGCCCTACGCCTCCTGGCACCGGGGTGATGGCCGCCGCGATCTGCGACACCGCGGCGAAATCCACATCGCCCACCAGTCGATACCCCTTGGGGCTCGAGGGATCCTCCACCCTGTTCACCCCGACGTCTATGACCACCGTTCCGGCGCGCACCATCTCCGCACGAATGGCGGATGGAGAGCCGATTGCCGCCACCAGGATATCCGCGGTCGTGGTCAGCTCCGCCAGGTTCCTTGTCCGGCTATGGCAGATGGTCACAGTGGCATTGGCGCCGGCGCGCTTCTGGGCGAGGAGAATCGCCAGAGGCAACCCAACTATCTGACTGCGCCCGACGATGACCACGTGTCGACACTCAGGGTCATAGCCGGAGCGCAACAGCAACTCCTGGATGCCTGCAGGCGTGCACGGAACGAATGTATCCTCGCCGGAAACCAACCTGCCCCGATTCACAGGGTGGAAGCCATCCACGTCCATCGACGGCGGGATGGCTTCTATGATCACCTTCTCGTCGATACGGGCGGGCAACGGCAATTGCACCAAGAGCCCGTGTGCCCACCCCGCCTTGCACAACTCCTCGATGGTGCTGAGCAACTGGCTCTGCGTGGTGTGTGCCGGAAGGTGGACGGTCTCCGAGCGCATGCCAAGCTCTTCGCACGCCTTCCGCTTGCCGCGCACGTAGCTTGCGGAGGCGGGGTCATCGCCCACCAAGACGACGGCCAAGCCTGGTACCACACCTCGCGCGCGTAGGTCCGCCACCTCTGTGGCTACCTCTTGCATCACTTGTGCCGCAATGGCTTTGCCGTCAATTATCCTGGCGCTCATGTGGTTCTACTGGTCAGTGCGCTTCTTGTTCCAATGAGCCGAATGGGTCACTTTGCATAGTCCACCGCCCGGTACTCGCGAATGACGGTGACCTTGATCTGCCCTGGGTACTCCATTTCCGCCTGTATCTTCTGCGCGATGTCGGAGGAGAGTTGTTCAGCCATGGCATCGCTGACCTTGTCGGGCTCCACCATCACCCTGATCTCTCTTCCTGCCTGGATGGCGTAGGCCCTGCCCACACCGCTAAAGGACTTGGCTACCTCCTCCAACTTCTCCAGTCGCTTCACATAGCTTTCCAACGACTCGCGCCGCGCACCAGGACGGGAGCTGGAGATGGCATCGGCCGCCTGCACAAGAATTGCAATCGGCGAGGTAACCTCCACATCCTCGTGGTGGGCGGCGATGGCGTTGACCACTGCAGGGTTCTCGCCATACTTCTTCGCCAGCTCGACGCCGATCTGGGTGTGGGTGCCCTCGGTGTAGCGATCGATGGCCTTGCCGATGTCGTGCAGCAGACCTGCCCGTTTGGCAAGGTTAGCGTCCAGGCCGAGCTGGGCCGCCATCAACCCTGCCAGGTAGGAGACCTCGATGGCGTGCTGCAGGGCATTTTGGCCGTAGCTGGTGCGGTAGTGGAGCTTGCCAAGGAGCTTGACCAGCTCTGGGTGAAGGCCGTGCACCCCTGTCTCAAGCATTGCCTTCTCGCCCACCTGGGAAAGGCCCTCTTCCACTTCCTGGGCGGTTTTCTGCACCACCTCCTCGATGCGCGCCGGATGGATGCGCCCATCAGCGATGAGCTTCTCCAGGGCCAGCCGGGCGATTTCGCGGCGGAGCGGGTCGAAGCCTGAAAGGATAACCGCCTCAGGTGTGTCGTCGACGATGATCTCGATGCCGGTGGCCATCTCGAAGGCGCGGATGTTGCGTCCCTCGCGGCCGATGATGCGCCCTTTCATCTCGTCGTTGGGCAAATTGACCACCGACACGGTTGTCTCCACCGAGTGGTCAGCCGCAGAACGCTGGATGGCCTGCAGAACAATCTCTCGCGCCTCCCGGTTGGCATTTTGCCGCGCCTGGTCCTTGATCTCCTTGATCATCTGGGCGGCCTCGTGCCTGGCCTTCTCGAGAAGGTTGTCCATGAGGAGCTTCTTGGCTTCCTCGTGGGAAAGACCGGAGATCTTCTCCAGGCGGGCGTTCTGCTCCTCGATGAGGCGGTCCAGTTCCTCCTGGCGCTTCTGTACTGCTGCCGATTCCTGCTTCAGTTGCTGGCTGAGCTGTTCCAGGTCGCGCTCTTTCTTGTTCAGCAGGTCAGCCCGTTTGTCGAGGTTGAGCTCCCGGTTGGCGAGCTGCCGCTCGAGGTTCTGGAGCTCCACCCGCCGCGACTTGGTTTCGCTCTCAAACTCCTGTTTCATCCGAAGCCATTCGTCCTTGGCCTCGAGCAACTTTTCTTTCTTCAGGGCCTCGGCAGTTTTCTCGGCTTCGGAGATGATTTTCTCGGCCAGCTTCTCGGCGCTGGCAATCTTCCCCTGCCCGATCTTCTTGCTTGCGAACCACCCCGCCACAAAGGCCACCGCCGCACAGGCGATGGCAACTATTAACGTCGTCACTGCCATATCCATTCCACCTCCTGTGGCCAACGAGCAGTCCGCTCCGTGCCACATCAGATTAGGCGCTCGCCCAACTGGTGAGGGCGAGTGGCCCGCACTCGAACCATCTATGAGGGGGGCGTGACGACCAGTAGCCTAAGCGCCGCAATCGCCTGACGGCTCACGTGGACTGGTACTTGTGTGCTCTCCGGATGTAGCTACCGACTGTTCTCCCAACACTGCGGCCAGCTCTTCAGAAAGCCTCTGTACCCGTTCTTCGTAGTCTTGGATGGGACGCTCTTTGCTTTCGCGTTCACGGAAGAGTTCGTCAGCAATATTCAGGGCGGCCAGAATCGCCACCTTGAGGACGGGCCGACCAGCGGCTGCCTCGTCCACCTCGCGCATCTTCCGGTCAACGTAGCGGGCCACGCGCAGGATGTACTCAGGATCTGTGGTCCCGCGAACTGGATAGTCGGTCCCGAAGATATTGACCTTAAGAACGGTATACTCGCCCGCCATGGCGTGCGTTTGCCTTAGTTGCTACCAGCAGTCTCCCCCCAACCTTACCCCCGCATCCCCCGGCAATCAGCCAGTTTGTTCTCTTTGAAGCCGCTGCAAAAGGTGGCGAATGCGCGCGCGCACCTCCTCCAGCACCTCCATCCCCTCTGCGTGCCCATCGGCACTTGCAT contains:
- a CDS encoding helix-turn-helix domain-containing protein, whose amino-acid sequence is MIDESQQKRLLEKILASEEFASSKVHQQLLTYLVEATNAGTHLKETTIAIDVFGKDAHFNPAEDAIVRSHVYTLRKKLEKYYLTEGREEKVRLQIPKGSYEAHFVSEASEHPRPSPLRRLTRAALALLGLVLLGLTIALWSDSRALRRELKAYRPISPDDPIWFEYAHSNLPVLVAVGDHFFYTEYRREYGRTIYVRDININSEEDLKALQARYPTLEVTDYREKYYPHHSIWSLPPVLNVLSSFRQRPLLKSSSDLKPANLEEYNIIFVGSIKTLGILRHTILTASHFDYVIMPHRIIHRSPGSDSMRVFESPLASEGPNEDLALILKLPGPKKNAILVVASFGSLGAPEAVKHLTEPSKLALLEEVLRKKCGKVPQYFELLLRVSGIDKVAFSAEVLVMGELEREEPRVLPLE
- a CDS encoding tetratricopeptide repeat protein is translated as MSAIPSQKIVQVTITAQNAGMIYDEGTELDSPEWRLAFQEALVRQYRFTVGELKITVEGERAVLRWAPPAFDAVAESYHRKALELARQRSFAQAAQQWKLACETNPDDPHYWFNLSIAQFEQGDFKNAISSLERVLAICPVYHRAYFLLGRAFIKLRRFADARRCFAEGLKFEPDNLAGLINLAATQSILGEHDNAIATYERAVALKPNEPRAYFGLAKIYSALGDVGKANDCFRKVVELDKSGVLAPLARHSIVVGRPVPQQSGPITLGTDELFSSGYRALVEGDYDNARRLLESYLEKKRKDARAWSLLATAYMRLGDLAKADEACGQAIKLEPNEGSHHKKQGIVRDLLGDPAGAHESLSHAAKLGRSESTTLGLMGKCLVLLGRFREAAEVLEQALRHNRNNLLAHYFAAAAYRDMGSPAKAQEHLQHILSVRVASPLKERAERLLADLGRTPA
- a CDS encoding bifunctional 5,10-methylene-tetrahydrofolate dehydrogenase/5,10-methylene-tetrahydrofolate cyclohydrolase, with the translated sequence MSARIIDGKAIAAQVMQEVATEVADLRARGVVPGLAVVLVGDDPASASYVRGKRKACEELGMRSETVHLPAHTTQSQLLSTIEELCKAGWAHGLLVQLPLPARIDEKVIIEAIPPSMDVDGFHPVNRGRLVSGEDTFVPCTPAGIQELLLRSGYDPECRHVVIVGRSQIVGLPLAILLAQKRAGANATVTICHSRTRNLAELTTTADILVAAIGSPSAIRAEMVRAGTVVIDVGVNRVEDPSSPKGYRLVGDVDFAAVSQIAAAITPVPGGVGPMTIAMLMKNTLKAAKASIAGH
- the rny gene encoding ribonuclease Y translates to MDMAVTTLIVAIACAAVAFVAGWFASKKIGQGKIASAEKLAEKIISEAEKTAEALKKEKLLEAKDEWLRMKQEFESETKSRRVELQNLERQLANRELNLDKRADLLNKKERDLEQLSQQLKQESAAVQKRQEELDRLIEEQNARLEKISGLSHEEAKKLLMDNLLEKARHEAAQMIKEIKDQARQNANREAREIVLQAIQRSAADHSVETTVSVVNLPNDEMKGRIIGREGRNIRAFEMATGIEIIVDDTPEAVILSGFDPLRREIARLALEKLIADGRIHPARIEEVVQKTAQEVEEGLSQVGEKAMLETGVHGLHPELVKLLGKLHYRTSYGQNALQHAIEVSYLAGLMAAQLGLDANLAKRAGLLHDIGKAIDRYTEGTHTQIGVELAKKYGENPAVVNAIAAHHEDVEVTSPIAILVQAADAISSSRPGARRESLESYVKRLEKLEEVAKSFSGVGRAYAIQAGREIRVMVEPDKVSDAMAEQLSSDIAQKIQAEMEYPGQIKVTVIREYRAVDYAK
- a CDS encoding cell division protein ZapA, which codes for MAGEYTVLKVNIFGTDYPVRGTTDPEYILRVARYVDRKMREVDEAAAGRPVLKVAILAALNIADELFRERESKERPIQDYEERVQRLSEELAAVLGEQSVATSGEHTSTSPREPSGDCGA